Part of the Intestinibacillus sp. Marseille-P6563 genome is shown below.
CTCTGGGCCCGTTCCTGTCGGCGGCGTGGCTGCTCGTCACGCTGTTCGGAACACCATGGGTCCAGTGGTATCTGGCATTACTGGGATAAAAGGGAGTGTATATATATTGAAACCTATCAAAATCGGATTTGATCTCGGCAATAACAGCCTGAAAATTGCGGCCAACCGACGAGGCAGTCTGGAGTTTCACGAATGCCCTCTGCCGGAAAACCTGATCGAAGAGGATACCGTCACGATGCCGCATGCCTTTTCCTCTTTTTTGAAAAAGGTCAAAAAAGACCTTCGCCTGCCCAGCGGCACAGCCGGACTGCTTCTGCCTTCCAGTCAGGTCATCTGCCGTTTGGTCACCATGCCCCGCATGTCGATCGACCAGCTGATGCTCAATTTGCCCCATGAATTCAGTGATTTCATCCACGGCGAGCCACATCAATATCATTGTGACTATGCCCTGTGCGAAGAACCTCCACAGGAAGAAGAACCCGAATATGCGGAAATGACCATGATGGCGGCCGTTGTGGAAAAGCAGCAGGTGATTGAATATGGCCGGATGTTTGCCGCGGGCGGGTTTCCCCTCCGCCTGATCTTGCCGCAGGAAATGGCGCTCATCAATCTGGTGAAAACCTATTGTCAGCTACATCCCGATGCTCCGAAAGAATTCTGTTTTATCGACTTGGGCTATCTGTCCACCCGCATTTTTATTGTACATCACGACCGCATCCAGGCCACGCGGCGCATCCCGACCGGCTGCCGGGAACTGGACCAGGTCATCGCTGACCTTTTAAACGTCGATCGTTTTTTGGCCGATTCGTACAAGCGCGGCAACCATCAAAATATTCTGGAAGCCGATCGCTGCATTGAAATTTATGAACACATTGCCGTGGAAGTTTTGAAGCTGGTCAATTTTTATCATTTCACCTATCGGCAGAATCAACTGAACGGGATTTATCTGATTGGGGGCGGTGCTGAAATCAAACCGTTATGCCGGATTTTGGAGGAGGCCACCAGTCTTCCTGCCCTTTCGGTGCAGGAACTGCTTGCCAACACAACCGGGGAAGCTGCATGGAATGCCTGTGTTTGCGCTGCGGGATTGCTGACTGACACCGGAAAGGAAGGATAAACCATGAAGCTCAATACCGACATTCGCGACCTTGTGAAGGGCAAAAAACCGGTCTATCCGACCAAACGGTCGATGAACCTATATTTCAAGATGGACCGCACCTCGGCTCCTGCCACGGTTGCGCTCTATCTCCTGTTCGTGCTGGCCATTCTTCTTGGTCTGTCCAAAGTGCTGGTTTATGACCCTTGGAGCACAGCAAACCAGTTAAAAGCCCAGGCCCTTGCGCTGGAGGAACAAACCGCATCCGCACTGGAACAGCTTCAGGATTATGCGGAAATCCAAAAGCAGTATATCCGCATCCACCCAACCCCAGAAGAACAGGCGCAAGTGGATTGTCTGGAGATTTTAAACCTGATCGACCAGACCATCCAGACGCCCGCTCGGATTTTACAGGTTTCCATTTCCGAAAACAAAGTTTTGCTGACCTTCACCGGTGTGACGCTAGAACAATCGGCCCATCTGGTCACCCAATTGGAGCAATCTCCCCTGGTGGCCAACGCCAGTGTCGATACGGCGGCTTCCACCGAAGACCCGTATGGCTTAGTAGAAATTCATGTTTATTTTGAAGTTGCCCAGGAGGAGGAAAATCAATCATGAGAAAACTATCCATCCGGGAACGCGTGCTGTTGGTTTTCCTGGCCGTGATTGCTGTTGTCAGTGGGTATGTGCTTTTCTTCTATCTGCCTTTGTCCCAGCGCATCACGTCCCTGCAAGCCCAAATCGCCCAAAGTCAAGAACAGTATCAGCAGCTGCAAACCCAGCTCACCGATCTGCAGCAAATGAAACAACTGCTCGATTCACCCGAAGCCCTTCCTGCCATGCCGGAGTATGATAACCTGCCGGCGGTTATGATCGAACTGCATACGGTTTTGTCGGACTGTCCGGAATATTCCCTGTCTTTTCAGGAAAATCAAACGGATGATTCTGTTTTAAACCGGCAGGTCACCATCCCCTTTACCTATGCCAATTATGAGCAGGCACGTACCCTGGTGCAGCGGCTGCACGACAATCCGCTGCGCAGCTTGCTGACCGATGTACAACTGAGCGAACAAGACGACGGAACCGTCAAAGGAACGGTTACACTTACCTTTTTTGAGTATCGAAAAGTCGAAACCGAAGAGCTGGGTTAAGAAATCCACGTTGCAGGAGGATATGCCATGAAATCCAAATTACTTGCTTTTCTACGAATCCCCGCTTCAATCCGTTCGGATTTTTTGAACGACTCGGTCCGAAAGAACGACGTTTCCTTGCTGGTCATCTGTCTGGTGGTTGCAGCAAGCGAACTATACAACATTGCACGCGTGCTTCTGTGGTCCAAATCCAAGCTTGGTACCCTCAACAACCGGATTTATTTCGGGATGTACTGCACCTTGCTTGCGATTGTAGTGATATGGCTGCTCCTTCGAAAACCGTTACGCAAGATGAAGGTTTCAAAACAATGGGGCGCACAATATACGGTGATTATGCTCATTTTCCTTTGGAATATGTGTT
Proteins encoded:
- the pilM gene encoding pilus assembly protein PilM gives rise to the protein MKPIKIGFDLGNNSLKIAANRRGSLEFHECPLPENLIEEDTVTMPHAFSSFLKKVKKDLRLPSGTAGLLLPSSQVICRLVTMPRMSIDQLMLNLPHEFSDFIHGEPHQYHCDYALCEEPPQEEEPEYAEMTMMAAVVEKQQVIEYGRMFAAGGFPLRLILPQEMALINLVKTYCQLHPDAPKEFCFIDLGYLSTRIFIVHHDRIQATRRIPTGCRELDQVIADLLNVDRFLADSYKRGNHQNILEADRCIEIYEHIAVEVLKLVNFYHFTYRQNQLNGIYLIGGGAEIKPLCRILEEATSLPALSVQELLANTTGEAAWNACVCAAGLLTDTGKEG
- the gspM gene encoding type II secretion system protein GspM, with translation MRKLSIRERVLLVFLAVIAVVSGYVLFFYLPLSQRITSLQAQIAQSQEQYQQLQTQLTDLQQMKQLLDSPEALPAMPEYDNLPAVMIELHTVLSDCPEYSLSFQENQTDDSVLNRQVTIPFTYANYEQARTLVQRLHDNPLRSLLTDVQLSEQDDGTVKGTVTLTFFEYRKVETEELG